In the Apteryx mantelli isolate bAptMan1 chromosome 1, bAptMan1.hap1, whole genome shotgun sequence genome, one interval contains:
- the LOC136994648 gene encoding uncharacterized protein, with product MVVKVHGSKVRLRRQDCKPEVLESKRRRERRRRVAACCAALRRVVLRRAAPGRRRSARALLEGAGGGRLLATGSTVRARGASAPGRRLLLLLGLLAALRARDSRAAPRAAPGPDAAVVDAYPASQLHPVAEPRGLPRGRPRALEPRGRRGGNGYPDFQLHPLPEPREDPRDVGIGDGHLSSPLDPGFEPGGVPAGSGLPAAQLDPISEPQGHARNVAVEDVSAASRLDAGSETLGDRTGPRRRKYKAQTGKSSQKSSEVLQEILKDLERAAENHQETLEKETFPAGGSHSLPVPDEEGEAIQVAGMPGLPSVSQPREAPHDRKYAFFPKHRGLASERSAAAADPKDAWKHRAIGTAAALGILVAGAVLCCLAILLRRKRKRNLRAAQRSGADASGRLSCRDNRPPTPAPRRPGPNASGRPSPLENHPGRPREPDPSRAGSRPPRPPPPRPPRPPSTAPAPGHQQPMAAAQMQPWAKQQLPPAVPGAVQQPAKPPPRPPGPPPVFPCCRTGTSWSRSKPGGI from the exons gcgtgttgcggcgtgttgtgcTGCGCTGCGCCGTGTtgtgctgcgccgcgccgcgcccggcagacgccgctccgcgcgcgcgttgctcgagggcgccggcggggggcggctgctggcgacgggcagcacggtgcgagcgcggggggcgtccgcccccggccgccgcctgctgctgctcctcggcctcctggcggccctgcgtgcccgggacagccgggctgctccgcgggcagcgccgggcccag atgcggctgtagtggacGCTTATCCAGcctctcagctgcatcctgttgctgagcctcggggtcttcccaggg gtcgtccaagggctttagagccgcgggggcgccgcgggg gtaatggttatccagattttcagctgcaccctcttcccgagcctcgggaggatccgcggg atgtgggcataggcgatggacatttgtcttctcctctggaccctggatttgaacctggag gcgttcctgcaggcagtggccttccagctgctcagctggatcccatctccgAGCCtcaggggcatgcgagga atgtggccgtagaggatgtctctgcagcttctcggCTGGATGCAGGTTCAGAGACTCTGGGGGATCGtacag gtcctcggcgaagaaagtacaaggcccaaacaggaaagtcttctcagaaatcctctgaagtcctacaggaaatcttgaaggacttggagagagcagctg agaatcatcaggagaccctggagaaggagacctttccggcaggaGGCAGTCACAGCCTgccagtccctgatgaagaaggagaggcaattcaagtagcgggcatgccag ggcttccaagtgtgtcacagCCCAGGGAAGCCCCCCACGACAGGAAATACGCCTTTTtcccaaagcaccgag gtttggcgagtgagagaagcgcagctgctgcagatccaaAAGACGcatggaagcatcgcgcgataggcactgcagcagccttgggtatccttgtggctggagcagtgttgtgctgcctagctattttgctgcggaggaagaggaaacg gaacctccgcgcagcccagagatccggagcagacgccagcggccgcctctcatgCCGGGACAAccggccccccaccccggcgccccggagacctggacccaacgccagcggccgcccctcgcccctgGAAAaccaccccggccgccccagagaaccGGACCCgtcacgcgcgggcagccgcccaccccggccgcccccaccgcggcccccgcggccccccagcactgccccggcacctgggcaccagcagccaatggccgcggcccagatgcagccgtgggcaaagcagcagctgccacccgctgtgcccggtgccgtccagcagcctgcaaaaccgcctccccggccccccggccccccgcctgtgttTCCCTGCTgccgcactggaaccagctggagccggtcgaaacctggggggaTTTAG